The genome window TTTGAAGTTGCGGTGCCGCCAAGACTCTATGGAGATACTGCGAGGGTTTCTCCTAACTGGAACACAACCGCTTAATTAGTTGTTCACGTAAGCGGTTGTATAAGGTATCTGTTACCAAATCTATAATGATGTCACTGTTGTTGGTCCTTGAGGTGTTTGCTGACACTATTTATACCCGTATGTGCTCTCATCATACTGCTTTTATCGTTATTGGAAATTCTCCTTTTCAATATTAAATTAATGTCGCCACTCTTTGGGTATTACCAGGTGTGTGGATGAGTTGCCAGTGGAATTTTAATGAAAGCCTCTTAGATAAATTTAATGGATTTATTATGTATATGGAACACCTGTTTTTCATTATGACATGTTCAATGCAAGAGTTTCGAAAATGCTAATTTTTTTACCGACCTTTACTTAAGAGGGAAGAACCCCCCAGACAACAGATttgtcaataattttttttgcaaacaacTGCGAATAAAACTACAGATTGACATTGATATttaaatgtattattattattctgttaagggaaagtcgcaccgcatccttgaagaactattgtgccccttttactggttatagtgtacctattgaccaTAGTATTAGTATAGTTTGGAACTTTAGTACGTTCccaacttccagatctttcagctttgcatctggtattaattgttctcccagatgcctcgacctactttgcacaagtgccggaaactgtcccaggacgtgtatagaggtttcgtcctcctcctcacaaaacctgcaggcagtgcccgtagatatccctagctcacctaggtgatagttcagtcaacaatgaccagtgagaattcccactatgatttgcaggttctttttggtgaggtttaagcaatcctttgtgcgtatgggttcgtatcccccaataagcaccctggactgctccatccttggtaggtccgcccagtataattccctcaaccgttcctcttcatttcttagatccatagccatgaaaccttgaaaaaatggaaatttgaatACAATAAGAATAaaatactttatttttttataaacaaattgctaaaaacaatctttttagTAATAATGAATGTAAACTTTTAGGTATATGCAATTTTTGAGTTACATTCGACAATGCAGGAAAAAacatgttttggagaaaaatgtcaGTATAGTTTTTGCCCTTTTAAAGTAGAGTTAAAAGCAGTTTATAGTTATCCAAGCTTAATTTGCATGCCAGGACCATAAAGCAAGCCTTCTACTTCGGAAAAATATTCATTACGGCTGCATTGTTTTTCCAAGAAGTGTAATACTTGTCTGAGTAACAAACTAAAAGGCATAGAACGTAAAGAGTGGGCTTGAGTAACCGCTTTTACTAATTCTAACGCTCATAACGTCACgatcaattttcttcaaaagacatttaaagttatagtagatcaaagttcTGCTTTGCGTATCAATTTACGACCTGAAAGAATCATTTACCCAAAAATTATAAcataaaaaatcacaaaacctataaaaggttttgtgattttttatgTTATAATTTTTGGGTAggaaataggaataggaataggaaactTCAGCTTCTTTCAAAGTAACCGACTAGGCTAAACAGACTAACTCGAATTCAATCAAATGTTTGTGTCGGGAGCTGGGGAAGAAAATATGTGGTAAAAATTGCATAAATTTTGATAGGTTTGATGAAAGAGGAGCCAAAACCgtcttttacataaaaccttgaaaattaaaaacagaaaaacttattttcttttcaaatcccGATGGCATATACTTCATAGAATGTGTTTTGATATTTCTAAGATATTTAGAATTGTTATCATATTTAAAATCAGTAATACTTTTGCATATCAGATGGAGAATTGATGATGCCTATCTGTTCGGTACTGGTTGAAAATCCACTGAAATATCTTTGAAATCATCTAGCAAATGTGTTGCGACGTAGCCTTGCTATTATAATCCACTCATTAATGAGAAGATTTGGGATGAAGCGAACTATGTATGAGTAGAGTTTAAGGGATTACAACCCGTTTTTCATCCTGCAATTCCGTTTTCCTTCAAATCCGTTTTTAAATATGTGGTATTTCACATTACATTTCATATGCTAATCGTACAAGCAGGATCTTACGATCGAGTGGTACAATGTTGAACAGATTAACACCCCTTGAACTATATACGTTAGAATGCATGGAAGCAACTCAAATCTGGGAGAATGGAGAGGAATTGCTCATATTTTTCTATTATGACCAATATGTTAAAATTGTGCAAAACTGAAAATTGGTCTGCTCTTTCCTGAATAAATTGCGTTTGagtattttttaattattcttATGAGTCAGGACAAAGGGCCTTTATCCAAGGTATTATCAGCTTCTTATTTCTATAGAGAAACAATTTCCCAGGAGGCCATAAAAATCGATATCTTTATTTCAACTCAGAGTATTGATGGGCAAAATCATTTTTTCGTTGAAAGATGCAGTCCGTATTTTTGAGGTCGGCGTGAATTACGTATTCTTCCAGAGAACCAGAGGTGTTGGATAGATCGATACTTACACTGTAAGATGAGAGAACGATTATAGGCGACTCATCTTTCCTGGTGCAGTCCTCTTACAGCCAATAGTACCAGTCTGTGTCACTACGATTAGTGCAAACTCACTCAACCGTCAGAAAACggcggggggagggggggggggtcttaaTTTTACTATAATCTTCTAACTTGGGTGGTTTACATAGTTAATTTGGAGTTCAATGATGGATAATTGACTTGATTATAATGATATGATTGAACTATCAATCATGCTTCTCCATCTACTAAGATGGAGAAGCATCACATAACCCCGTGATAATACCGGACTTACATGATGCTCCATATCGGATTGCATTTCATTATTATATTAGCAAATAGCGTTAGCATCTacagtttttgtttttcatacttTCTTACAGTGATGAGACTACTGCTGTAAATCACTCTGGAGTTGTTTCAATTTCGCATGGAAGCGACCACGATGGATGGCGCCGACCTAGATCAGAGTCCTCTGCTGATGCTGAGAGTGTTTATATGACTAATGCTGTTTTGTCGGATTCGGGCTATGGGCATGGAATTCACTCGAAAAGGTCAAGTGTAAGTATTTATTTTCTAAATGATAAGTAAAGTTGCTTATGGTCAACATGTACATATAAGATACTGCGCCGATTTACTTCTATAAAATGAATGTctgcaaaccatgcagaagtacaccattctataTTCATTTTCGATGTGTTGTTCTCGAAGGATAACCTACTACCAGCCATCACCACTAAAGTACTTTGGTTTTTtacgtgaaataaaaccttattaaaatcgattcaatatttgtctgtctctatgtctatccgtcacacccATTTACTCGGAGTCGgagtgttcaaataaagttaataatgggaTTTTACCATGATTTAGAAATTTACACGAAGGAAGATTAAATTCATCTtcatcatttgatttttcatcaGTATAATTGATATAATATTagacacaattctggaaagtttgaaggtaaTCCACTTATTACTAACatagttatagaaggtcaaaattttgtattccatGTGAATCTACTGTACTCCAGGgagtgtatgacatcatcatcatataaagtgaactgacATGAACGCGGTCCCATTTTAGCTTTTATCTTTTGgttctttttagttatttgtatattagtaccaattactggagacaggtATATTTATATGTTAATAAAGATTGCGGATAATGTCCTattcagatatatatatatctacgtTAGTGCCAGTGGTATTCAACTGTCCTacttatatatgtgcatatgcatGCTTTGGCGCAtgaagtaaagtggaaatattcagatgcgtgctattaatttagatagatatatatagatatagatatacatatgtatttatatataaatccgAATTTGGTAataagcaatgtttgtttaggatgataATAGTATTTATGTCTCCGATAGGTACATATCGGAAAGTTTgggaataaatgaaaaaatatttaaaatttttagctatagtatgtacgaaaagaaaaacgtgcatagaaagttcttcacctaaggtgaacacaaaacttttatctaTGAAACATCCAGTTCCAATGTTCTGACTTGTTTAAGTAGGTAGGTCCGAACCTAATCGCCTGGTACTTAATACtactgaagaactattgtgccactTTGCTGGACATAGTGTACCTCAACTAGTGTCTTGCTGATAAAAATGTTGCTTTGCACAGTTGCTGAACATAGTTGTCCGGAACCCGGgagcaattattattttttagtgGTTTAGTGTAGTATCAATTCAAAACGTTTTCGTCCCTCATCATTTtatgattttcttttctattgttCACAAGTCTTTCAATTCCATCGAGCCGACTACGCTTGTGAAAGAGACAAAGACTAAACAGAAAGAAGAAGACGTCTTTGAGTGCCATTATGGCATATTTTGCTGTGCGAGCATCAGTTGCGGAAGCACAAGGTTGATAGACTTACACTCAACTGCTTTAGCTATACCGCTTTATTGCTGTTTTAGAATGTTgaaaattcatataaaaaacaaattttttaacttTCGTTTTATCTTGGTTATCAAAATGTTTGAGGGAATCGTAATGTATGTAAACTTTGGTGACGCATTTAAGCGAGTGGGATTTGCTggagaaaatttttttgaagaacGATGACAATACTCACTATGATCTATGATCTTTTTTCGGAAAGTTTTCCGGTATATCTCCAATGACACATAACTAATactcattatttttgtttatttcagaTCACAAATCCTGGCGgcctaaaaaaatcaaatacatGTTTTGGTGGTATTAAAGAGTGGTGTATAGCGTGGTGGCATTCAGGTCGTGAAGATTCAGAAGATTATGGTTATGAGCAAGAGGAACCATCAGATTTAGGGTATGCAACACCTGTATCCATAGAAACTCCTTTACAAAGCTCCGTATCCAGGTAGTAACAATATaccaatgaaaacaaaattataaaattatcaaAACGAAACTGGCCATGCATTTTTCCGAACATATTTGTGACTAAAAAGTCAAAGTTTCGTTTGGAATACTTTATTGGTTTCGAAGTTGCTATTTCACTTTACAAACTAGATCGCACCTTAGGAATTTTGTTGATGTTCCTGTGAAATGCTCTTTTGAGCGGATGTATGACCGTATGTATGTGTGTGTATGTAAGAATGCcagcatttcttttttttttctttattgttgttttttattccgCCTTGCGAGTCCGAGTCAAAATTAGGATTTTACATTGTCGTTAAAATCAATCACTTTAAGAACAAATGGCACcactttgtttgtttttatatttgtgAATATATTTCACTCTAGTTAATTTAATAACGTATCTGGCAATTGCATGTTATCTTAAAGGGGGATTTCAAATAAGAATTGAGTTATTGTCTcattttattttctaagaagTTCACTAATTATTTGACTGAGTTGAAAACTTGAGGATTCATTTCATCCAAACAATCTTTCCTTAAAATTTGTCTTAGAAAGAGAGAGTTCAAGTTATTCACATATGATTAAATGGATGATTTTATGATGATAATTTTATATAGCTCAAGGCTTAGAGGAGGACTTCGCTTTATTTTACTACCTAACGGTTGCAAACAATGAGTGACTTTGTTCAAGACACCTAGATTTGGTTTTTATTAGGATAAGCATTCATTGGTGAAATATACTTGTTTTGACTGATTTATGTTAAGAgttcatttcaaaatttatattttcgcaCAGGGGTGTTGTTTTACTGCAAATATTACTTTCAGATAGCTTGTTGTTTGTATTTACTTAcctatatttttcgaaaattctaaCGCTTAGTTATTGCgaaattattttgctttttatatttttcagatgTACATCTTTAAATGTAATTCGAGATCCGTACGCAGCGGGTCGACCTGGCATGGTGAGCATTATACCCGACGTATCACCCACACCTCTGCGACCACCACTAGCGCCTCTTTCTCAACTCCAAGAAATTCCGGGACCACGTGATTCTCGATCATTACCAAACAGTAATCGACTCGGTTCACGATCAGTTAGTCAAGACTCAGTGTATACCATTCTAATACGTCTGCCGCCGGACGGTGGACAAGGAGATGAGCGTGCACCCTCTATTAAGATGATTCAAGATGATGTTCCTTTACCAGTGATGTCAGTACCACCTCGACGACCGTTACCGTCACGTGACTCCGAATATAGTCTCCCGATTGGACGAAGAATGTCTCATGCGCCTGATATTCGAATACCACTGAACGCTAAAATCATTCCTAAGCCGCTAGCCAAATCGCAGCCGTTAACAAGACaagcaaaaaagaagaaaaaatcacaagaaAAGCGTCAAGAAACGAAAGCAGCTAAAACTTTATCTGCCATCTTGCTAAGTTTCATCATAACCTGGACGCCATATAATATTTTGGTGCTATTGAAGCCATTGACGACATGCACAAATTGCATTCCCCAAGAACTGTGGGATTTTTTCTACGCACTTTGTTATATTAATTCGACAATTAATCCAGTTTGCTATGCGCTTTGCAATGCGTCTTTTCGACGGACTTACGTTAGGATTCTAACATGCAAATGGCATACGAGAAATCGAGAAGCAATGACCCGAGGGGTTTATAATTAGTTGATAAGATACTAAATTATTCTAAcataattactgaaaattttccGAGATAATTTACATTAACGCTCTGTTTTTCGGagtatttttttgtgaaaagtactgaagcaatttttaaaaaatttctgtCGGAAAATCGTATTTGCCAGGTGAAATGCCTAGTGCATGCTCACGTTATCTTGGGCTGCTTTTCATATTTGCAATATTTACGCTCAGCAAGATTCGATCATTTGGAACGAGTTTATGAAATAGGTACATATTGGGAAAGCCATGTGCGAGGGGAGGGAAAGAATTCATGAAAACTCTTCatttttcggttttgttacCGCTTCGAGGCCTCCAAATCCGCCCTTCCAACGACACTATTAATAAAATGACAGAGTAGAAtctttattcataaaaagggtTCCTAAGTTATGctaaaatttttgtaaaaaaaataactaaGATGACTTTCCTTTATGCAATATATACTTTCATATTTTATACTGTCACTGATTTGTTGAGTTGAAATTGAGACTTAGTCGAGACTATAACTATGCATGTGGACTTAGGCTGTTTCTCTATAAAGGTACAGGGAGTGCAAAGGAATAAATTATACTGTCTAATTGACTTAATGTTTTTTGAGAATAATATCGGATACCTAAATTTGTAATAATAGCTGCTATGTTGCAATGAATAGAGGAAACGTTCTTAAATCGCATACTTGCACTGCAGTCAGTAATTATTCCTGGGGATACCTAGGTGATTTATGCAATCTTCTTAGCTTACCgaacagaaaataaaaataaccgaaaacaaataaaatgagGATGATTGTTTTCAATAACAGCTTAGATTAAACATGAAACACCACCAACAGCTGGATTACtacaaatattatttaaaactcTAGACATATCTTACATAGTCTAAACTATATATCCTCCTGAATTTGAATTATTGAATTATTTGCTGTCAACTTACAATTCAGTGAAAATTTTGTTCATCCATCTTCTATACATTTTTCCACTTAGCAATTTCATGTAAACCACATATGTGTAATGTTATATATAACAATTCAATAGAACTATTACAtggaacaacaaaaaaataaagcgaCTTCTTATAAAAAAGTTATGAtctgaaaatgtaaaaaaaaatcccgAAAATCTTTTTGTACATACAATTGGTACCGAAACCAAATGTTAAAGCGAATTCTAAGTTTAATTTAGAGGGAAGCGAACGCAAGAGAAAGTAGTTAAAATAGCTAAGGAAATTGTAATAAAATATTCTGAAAAGTTTAATCAATAGTTTGTAATACTTTTTCATACTCGTTAGCTATTGATAATAAAAATAGGTTATTGATTGATGTTAGAACGCAAATTGAGAAagtatttttgtttgttaatgTATATTTTCAAGACCGATACTTTTGCAAGTatgattatttaaattatttcagGACAGGCTACATACTGAAGTCGAAAAGCATaatttccttttgaaatttagaaTATATATGATCCAAATTTATTTACCTAAATTATTTAAACAGTGCCATTTCTATTTGAATTATTGAATAcaagtaagaaatgaaaatgaaatcaaaactatatgtaaaaataatatttaagtaTCGAGACGACATAAACAGCTACTAAATGGAAACAAACAAAAGTACTAAGATTATATTACCAAACAAATaggaattatatatatatatatatactttgtATATGTGAAGACTAGATTAGCAAATACTACCCCAATTGAAGAAAGAAGACTAGACATAgatgaaatattatataaaattttcacattattttcttttttttgtgttattctgaaattttcttttatacaagcaagtaaatttttttctgaacGAATGTTTACCAGTTTTCAACACAGCTAcacattttaatgaaaaatactCGGGCTTTACAGGAACAGAAATCCAAAGAGTCAGTCACAGCAAAAAAGAATAAAAGCTTTAATTATTATTACAGTACTATATAAGTTAAACATATGGATTTAGTAGATAATAAGCAGAAAAATTTCACCTGATAGGAGATAGCACATCTTTTATTGATATTATAGTTTCCACTCGAAATAGGGAGACCACGACTCTGAATGCGAACTAAAGCCCGCGATGTATTATATTGTTTTCCATTCATGCAAACCAAATTTATATTTAAGGAAAAACGGAACAGAGGGGATATTATGCACCTGATAAGGAATCAAATACAGATGTAATTTATTGGACGTTGCTCAATGTTCATTGGAATAAAATAACAGCGATTTTTTCCTCTATAAAACAATtaattatgtttttgttttcaagAGCGCTTATGTAGTTAGAAAATATGGTAAAAAATGTTTAGTTTAATAATTCTtatctaaaattaaattttcgtttattgaaaaatttaacAATATTTCATACGATGTCTccaggaagattgatattgacAAATCGCATtctaaattttcatattttcatctAAAAATTGGTAACTTGTTGAACGCACGTTTTTGGAGGTGAATATTTTATACTTGCCGCACTCACTGTAAGGGTAGATCAAGGAATTTCCCCTCACTCCATAGTTATCTGCATTACAGCTATTATTCAGCAAaggcaaattaaattaaacttgCAAGACACACGCACATTGATACAAAACTAATTTATCAACATGTCAAAAACTACAACCTAATAcgtgaaaaaccaaaaaaaaaaacctaaaagaattttgtaaaagaaagaattgtataaaaatttataatatacGGGTAATCCAAAAAAATACTtatatatgaaaaatgaaatgatatgatgacaaatatgtatgtatgtttattaaaaaaaaagaaaatgaaaataacagTGAAATATCAGTAACTCATTTTATGGTTCCTAACATTCCAGGAAATAGGCAAAATTGACATGGTAAGTATATGAATTTGAGTCAAACCTTAACGGTCCCAATATCAGGAAAAATTAAAACCGAAATAGTATAATGACAACCTTTTTGGGTTTCTCGCTCTTTATTTAGTATACAATAATAAACTGACATATATCAGTATTCCAGCATCTTCGGTAATTATGTTTTccaatgaaaatttttttgagaaattaCAAATTCCACTAAATTAGTATATTGAAGCTTGATAACTAACTACACCAATTCAGCGTTTTTACATAATATAACTGGAAGTGCAAGATACACAACCCCATGTGAGGTTCTCAATTTCCGATTGGTCTGAAATTTGTTGTTATCAAGTAATTTtgcagaaaaatataaa of Hermetia illucens chromosome 4, iHerIll2.2.curated.20191125, whole genome shotgun sequence contains these proteins:
- the LOC119653859 gene encoding muscarinic acetylcholine receptor DM1 isoform X1, with protein sequence MEAIFVTSRTDITSTLPALILETDYPNGNVSANDTESKPPDLRYTVTQMVILAIIASILSFLTVSGNVMVMISFKIDKQLQTISNYFLFSLAIADFAVGLISMPLFAISTILGYWPLGPYICDTWLALDYLASNASVLNLLIISFDRYFSVTRPLTYRAKRTTTRAAVMIGAAWGISLLLWPPWIYSWPYIEGKRTVPQYQCYIQFIETNHYITFGTAIAAFYVPVTVMCFLYYRIWRETKKRQKDLPNLQAGKKDSSKRSNSSDETTAVNHSGVVSISHGSDHDGWRRPRSESSADAESVYMTNAVLSDSGYGHGIHSKRSSITNPGGLKKSNTCFGGIKEWCIAWWHSGREDSEDYGYEQEEPSDLGYATPVSIETPLQSSVSRCTSLNVIRDPYAAGRPGMVSIIPDVSPTPLRPPLAPLSQLQEIPGPRDSRSLPNSNRLGSRSVSQDSVYTILIRLPPDGGQGDERAPSIKMIQDDVPLPVMSVPPRRPLPSRDSEYSLPIGRRMSHAPDIRIPLNAKIIPKPLAKSQPLTRQAKKKKKSQEKRQETKAAKTLSAILLSFIITWTPYNILVLLKPLTTCTNCIPQELWDFFYALCYINSTINPVCYALCNASFRRTYVRILTCKWHTRNREAMTRGVYN
- the LOC119653859 gene encoding muscarinic acetylcholine receptor DM1 isoform X2 encodes the protein MEAIFVTSRTDITSTLPALILETDYPNGNVSANDTESKPPDLRYTVTQMVILAIIASILSFLTVSGNVMVMISFKIDKQLQTISNYFLFSLAIADFAVGLISMPLFAISTILGYWPLGPYICDTWLALDYLASNASVLNLLIISFDRYFSVTRPLTYRAKRTTTRAAVMIGAAWGISLLLWPPWIYSWPYIEGKRTVPQYQCYIQFIETNHYITFGTAIAAFYVPVTVMCFLYYRIWRETKKRQKDLPNLQAGKKDSSKRSNSSDETTAVNHSGVVSISHGSDHDGWRRPRSESSADAESVYMTNAVLSDSGYGHGIHSKRSSITNPGGLKKSNTCFGGIKEWCIAWWHSGREDSEDYGYEQEEPSDLGCTSLNVIRDPYAAGRPGMVSIIPDVSPTPLRPPLAPLSQLQEIPGPRDSRSLPNSNRLGSRSVSQDSVYTILIRLPPDGGQGDERAPSIKMIQDDVPLPVMSVPPRRPLPSRDSEYSLPIGRRMSHAPDIRIPLNAKIIPKPLAKSQPLTRQAKKKKKSQEKRQETKAAKTLSAILLSFIITWTPYNILVLLKPLTTCTNCIPQELWDFFYALCYINSTINPVCYALCNASFRRTYVRILTCKWHTRNREAMTRGVYN